In a genomic window of Amycolatopsis japonica:
- a CDS encoding M48 metallopeptidase family protein, with product MRGRDTTNPSDTPEHKVEVRRSQRRHRTVTAYWDEDTLVVLIPARMTRAEEKHWVAEMQRKLLRKGPRQAAPPKASDEALLARCAVLSAKYLDGKAIPASVRWVPPMRTRWASCTPVDATIRVSDRLRRVPGWVLDYVLVHELAHLKEPGHNAAFWELVRRYPKTERAIGYLEGLSSAAGWGIAAED from the coding sequence TTGAGGGGCCGGGACACGACGAATCCGTCGGACACTCCCGAACACAAGGTCGAGGTACGGCGTAGCCAGCGCCGTCACCGGACCGTCACCGCGTACTGGGACGAGGACACCCTCGTCGTGCTGATCCCTGCCCGGATGACCCGGGCCGAGGAGAAGCACTGGGTTGCCGAGATGCAGCGCAAGCTGCTGCGCAAGGGCCCGCGGCAGGCCGCGCCGCCGAAGGCCTCCGACGAGGCGCTGCTGGCGCGCTGCGCCGTGCTCTCGGCGAAGTATCTGGACGGAAAGGCGATACCCGCGAGCGTTCGCTGGGTCCCGCCGATGAGGACGAGGTGGGCGTCCTGCACGCCGGTCGACGCGACGATCAGGGTCAGTGATCGTCTGCGCCGGGTGCCGGGATGGGTGCTGGACTACGTCCTCGTGCACGAACTCGCGCATTTGAAGGAACCAGGGCACAACGCGGCGTTCTGGGAGCTCGTTCGCCGTTATCCCAAGACCGAACGCGCCATCGGCTACCTGGAGGGCCTGTCCTCCGCCGCCGGTTGGGGCATCGCGGCGGAGGACTGA